TTTTAATGAGAACTTCAGCAACTTGAATTTGGGCCCACAACACCTGGGGCCTCGAGCTCCACCCCGTCCTAACCAGTCGTACAGACCCTCATACGGTGACCAGTCTGGAACACCACAATACAACGCCAGTCATTTTTCGTCTAATTCACCTTCGTTGAACCACAATCTTCCACCTCAGTACTCCCAGTCTTCGCTACACAGATCGTCCACTGGTGGAAGTTTTGCCAGCCACCACTCCAACGAAAGTCCTGGCTCCTATTCGAGACCACCCCCAGCTCTCCCACCGAAAAGACCATCTTATTCGGCCCAGCCTACACCACATGCACCACCCCAAGCCCCATACACCCAATTCCAACCCCAAGCCTCCAACTACACGGATAACTCCTCTTCGTCTGCAAACCCGACGAACTTGCCTCAACACCCGGATTCCGGCACGAACGACCTCATCTACAATCAACCGTCAACATATCAGCCAAACATGTACAATTTCTTCTCAAGTAACTAGATAAATATACGATGTATGGTAGTCGTACTGTATGTAATGCAATTATCTCATAGCCACCTCTCGATATACATATTGCACAATGCTCGTAGTTCAACACAATACCCTGAAGCCATGTTAGTGAAGCCTTCAGAAAGCCATCAATTTACCTCGTATATCATCATCCATATTCACAACACTTCTGCAATGATTCGAGAACCTCTTTTGCAATCATTTACCTCtacaattgataaaattcaCCAATTATGGGGCAGATCTACTAATTAATCCCAATTTGGTAATACATCAATAACTAAAAATTTGCCTTGAACGCGAAGATATAAATAGAtgaatcaagaaaatttctTACACTTTTTAACCAACTAgctttatatatataaaactATAAGTTCGTTAGATCTAGATCAGTTATAATTTCTATTGAGAGGTTGCTCTATTTGTACTTGGAGAAGTTAGCTAGCTAAAATTCAGTTGAGTGATAGACATTTTAATAGATCGGAAAAGTAAAATTACCTAGATCTTCAAATACAATCGCTACAATGAAATTAGctatttatcaaagttgGTACTTATTGCTGGTGATTTTTTCGCTTTTGCAGTTTACCCTTGGAGATGATGATGGTGTTATTACGTGTGATAAAGACAACCAGTGCCCTAAGTCGGCACCTTGTTGTTCGCAATATGGACAATGTGGAACCGGGGCTTTCTGTTTAGGGGGATGTGATATTAGATTTTCGTACAGTTTAGACGCATGTATGCCTATGCCACGTATGTCTGACTTTAATACATCATTCACGTCGACCAAACAGCTTCAGAAACAAAATGAGTACTTAGGAAACTCATCTGAAACCGATTGGCTTTATACGGGATATATTGACACACATGACGATGCGTTGTTGTTGCAAATGCCTAACCATACATCGGGTACTGTTATTTCATCGTCTAAGTACTTGTGGTACGGAAAAGTGTCTGCCAAGTTGAAAACTTCTCGTGACGGGGGTGTTATTACTGCTTTCATCTTGTTCTCTGATGTGcaagatgaaattgatttcgAATACGTTGGTTACGACTTGACTCATCCACAATCAAACTACTATCACCAGGGTATTTTAGATTATAACAATGCCAAAAACTCGACCGCTTCTAATactttcaataattatCACACCTATACTATCGACTGGCAAGAGGACAAGATCGACTGGTACGTCGACGACCAAAAGGTTCGTACATTAGAAAAGAAGGACACTAAGAATGAAACTACTGGTGATTATGATTATCCTCAGACTCCATCTCGTATTCAAATGTCGTTGTGGCCTGGTGGTGCCAGCTCGAACGGTCTCGGTACCATTGAATGGGCCGGTGGTGAAATCAACTGGGACTCCACCGACATTAAGAAGACTGGATACTACTATGCTTACTTGAAGGATATCGAAGTCACAACTTATGATTTGCCTGATGACGTTGAGCTCGACGGCGATGAAGATCCCGATGAATTGCATGCTTTCCTCTTCAACTCTACCGACGGAAACATGGAAAACATCTTCTTGACCGACAAGAAAACCTGGTTAGGAAACGGTGACGCGACCGGTCTCGATCCCGATAACGACAAAAAGAAGAGTTCCAAGTCGAGCTCGAAGtccaaatccaaatcagGCTCTAAGAGTTCTTCTACTGACTCTAAGGGTACTTCTACCTCCAAAACCATAGCTGTTCCTACCGATCCAAAGGCCACTATTGGAAATGCCGACGACGGTGCTGCTACCTACAACCCTAGCGGAGGTGTTGGTGGGTTTATCCAAAGCTCAAAGAAGACAGATGATTCATCTGgatcttcttcaagttcTAATGCCTCCCCAGTCTTTAATATTGCCACTACCTTAGGTGTGGTTTCTGCCACCATGTTTGGTGTCATCTCCTTTTTCTTCTAGAGcacatatatatatatacttagTCATTTTTTATACTAGTTTCTAATAAAGTCACCCATTAATTGGTTGTTCCATAGTAATCCGATTTTGAGCCCGCGCTCAGGTGGATCGTGTCCAAACATTTTTCCATCAACAATAAATTGACCACCGAATCAAATTTACATAGTTAAGATTGGTATATTATAAGGatttgaacaattgaaactttaaaattaattgatatatatattgtcGAGGTGTTATTGTTATCAGGATAGACctatttaatatttggtGTATAcatattaattttcttagaaagaagtattcaaaatgaagatgCTAACTAAGTTTGAatctaaatcttcaagaGCCAAGGGGGTTGCGTTCCATCCTAAAAGGCCATGGGTTTTGGTTTCTTTGCATTCATCAACCATTCAATTATGGGATTATCGTATGGGAACATTGATTGATCGTTTTGAAGATCACGAAGGTCCGGTCAGATGTGTTGATTTCCATCCTACTCAGCCATTGTTTGTGTCTGGTGGAGATGACTATTCAATCAAAGTTTGGTCGCTTAACACGCGTAAATGTATCTTTACGTTGAACGGACACTTGGATTATATTCGTACAGTTTCATTTCACCGTGATTTGCCGTGGATTATTTCGTGTTCGGACGATCAGACCATTAGAATCTGGAACTGGCAAAACCGTCAGGAAATCGCTTGTTTGACTGGACATAACCACTATGTGATGTCGGCACAATTCCACCCTAGTGAAGACTTGATAGTTTCGGCCTCGTTGGATCAAACGGTGAGAGTTTGGGATATTTCTGGGTTGAGGAAGAAGCATTCTGCACCAACTTCGTCGATGAGATCATTCGAAGACCAGTTACAAAGACAGCAGTTACCGCAACAAGATATCTTTGGGAACGTTAATGCTATTGTTAAGTATGTATTGGAAGGCCACGACAAGGGTGTCAATTGGGCTGCGTTCCATCCTACTTTGCCATTAATTGTTTCCGCCGGTGATGACAGATTGGTCAAGTTATGGAGAATGAGTGATACTAAGGCCTGGGAAGTTGATACTTGTAGAGGCCACACAGGTAATGTGTTATGTGCAACATTCCACCCAAATCAAGATTTGATCGTTTCGGTATCTGATGATAAAACCATTAGAGTTTGGGATTTGAACAAGAGAACGCCTGTTAAGCAATTTAGACGTGAACATGACAGATTTTGGCTAGTTGCATCGCATCCAAAGATTAACTTGTTTGCAACCTGTCACGACTCAGGTGTCATGGTATTTAAATTGGAAAGGGAAAGACCTGCCCatgcaatttttcaaaacaAATTGTTCTACGTCAATAATGAGAAGCAAGTTCAATGCTATGATTTCcaaaagaatgaaaattcaTTACCAATGTTATCATTAAAGAAGATTGGTAAGGCTTGGTCATTCATGAGAACCTTATCCTACAATCAATCCGATAATTCGATTTTAGTTACCCATGGTGAAGGTGACGCTGGTATGTACGCGTTGATTGCTTTACCAAAACATGTAACTGGTGCCATCGAGCCTACTGATGTTAGACAAGGTGAAGGTAATTTTGCATGTTTTATTTCTCGTAACAGATTCGTCAGCTTTGTTAAATCTACGAAGAGTTTAAATGttaaagatttaaataataatgttacCAAAAGCATTCAATTAGATTCTTCTGTGAA
The nucleotide sequence above comes from Debaryomyces hansenii CBS767 chromosome A complete sequence. Encoded proteins:
- a CDS encoding DEHA2D15532p (similar to uniprot|P32623 Saccharomyces cerevisiae YEL040W UTR2 Putative glycosidase glycosylphosphatidylinositol (GPI)-anchored protein localized to the bud neck), which produces MKLAIYQSWYLLSVIFSLLQFTLGDDDGVITCDKDNQCPKSAPCCSQYGQCGTGAFCLGGCDIRFSYSLDACMPMPRMSDFNTSFTSTKQLQKQNEYLGNSSETDWLYTGYIDTHDDALLLQMPNHTSGTVISSSKYLWYGKVSAKLKTSRDGGVITAFILFSDVQDEIDFEYVGYDLTHPQSNYYHQGILDYNNAKNSTASNTFNNYHTYTIDWQEDKIDWYVDDQKVRTLEKKDTKNETTGDYDYPQTPSRIQMSLWPGGASSNGLGTIEWAGGEINWDSTDIKKTGYYYAYLKDIEVTTYDLPDDVELDGDEDPDELHAFLFNSTDGNMENIFLTDKKTWLGNGDATGLDPDNDKKKSSKSSSKSKSKSGSKSSSTDSKGTSTSKTIAVPTDPKATIGNADDGAATYNPSGGVGGFIQSSKKTDDSSGSSSSSNASPVFNIATTLGVVSATMFGVISFFF